One part of the Arabidopsis thaliana chromosome 4, partial sequence genome encodes these proteins:
- the DHS1 gene encoding 3-deoxy-D-arabino-heptulosonate 7-phosphate synthase 1 (3-deoxy-D-arabino-heptulosonate 7-phosphate synthase 1 (DHS1); CONTAINS InterPro DOMAIN/s: DAHP synthetase, class II (InterPro:IPR002480); BEST Arabidopsis thaliana protein match is: Class-II DAHP synthetase family protein (TAIR:AT1G22410.1); Has 3797 Blast hits to 3784 proteins in 681 species: Archae - 0; Bacteria - 1224; Metazoa - 0; Fungi - 110; Plants - 172; Viruses - 0; Other Eukaryotes - 2291 (source: NCBI BLink).): MALSNASSLSTRSIYGGDLSHRPSNRQSSFTFHPAVNTKPKSVNLVTAVHAAEPARNAVSVKESVASSSSGALKWTPESWKLKKALQLPDYPNANELESVLKTIEAFPPIVFAGEARNLEERLADAAVGKAFLLQGGDCAESFKEFNATNIRDTFRVLLQMSIVLTFGGQVPVIKVGRMAGQFAKPRSDAFEEKDGVKLPSYKGDNINGDTFDEKSRIPDPNRMIRAYTQSAATLNLLRAFATGGYAAIQRVTQWNLDFVEQSEQADRYQELANRVDEALGFMSACGLGTDHPLMTTTDFYTSHECLLLPYEQSLTRLDSTSGLYYDCSAHMVWCGERTRQLDGAHVEFLRGIANPLGIKVSNKMDPFELVKLVEILNPNNKPGRITVIVRMGAENMRVKLPHLIRAVRRSGQIVTWVCDPMHGNTIKAPCGLKTRAFDSILAEVRAFLDVHEQEGSHAGGIHLEMTGQNVTECIGGSRTVTYDDLSSRYHTHCDPRLNASQSLELAFIVAERLRKRRTGSQRVS; encoded by the exons ATGGCTCTTTCCAACGCCTCCTCTCTCTCCACCAGATCTATCTACGGCGGTGATCTTTCTCACCGTCCAAGCAACCGTCAATCATCCTTCACATTTCATCCCGCCGTCAACACCAAGCCTAAATCCGTTAACCTCGTCACGGCTGTACACGCGGCTGAGCCAGCTAGAAACGCTGTTTCAGTCAAAGAATCCGTTGCGTCTTCTTCGTCTGGTGCATTGAAATGGACTCCAGAGAGCTGGAAACTGAAGAAGGCTCTGCAACTTCCTGATTATCCTAACGCCAATGAGCTTGAGTCTGTGCTTAAAACGATAGAGGCTTTTCCTCCGATTGTGTTCGCCGGAGAAGCTAGGAATCTTGAAGAGAGATTGGCTGATGCTGCTGTTGGTAAAGCTTTTCTTCTCCAAGGAGGTGATTGTGCTGAGAGTTTCAAGGAGTTCAATGCTACTAATATCAGAGACACCTTCAGGGTTCTGCTTCAGATGAGTATTGTTCTTACATTCGGTGGCCAGGTTCCGGTCATTAAG GTTGGGAGGATGGCTGGTCAATTTGCAAAGCCTAGATCTGATGCATTTGAGGAGAAGGATGGAGTGAAATTACCAAGCTACAAGGGAGATAACATCAATGGTGATACTTTTGATGAGAAATCCAGGATTCCTGATCCTAATAGGATGATTCGAGCTTACACTCAATCTGCAGCTACTTTGAATCTTCTTAGAGCCTTTGCCACTGGAGGTTACGCTGCTATTCAAAGAGTTACTCAATGGAaccttgattttgttgaaCAAAGTGAGCAAGCTGACAG GTACCAGGAATTAGCTAATAGGGTTGATGAGGCCTTGGGGTTCATGTCTGCATGTGGACTTGGCACGGATCATCCACTTATGACTACAACTGATTTCTACACATCCCATGAGTGTTTGCTTCTGCCTTATGAACAGTCCCTTACAAGGTTGGATTCAACTTCTGGTCTCTACTATGATTGTTCTGCACACATGGTCTGGTGCGGAGAGCGTACCAGACAATTGGATGGCGCTCATGTCGAGTTTCTCAGGGGGATTGCTAATCCTCTGGGCATTAAG GTGAGCAACAAAATGGATCCCTTTGAGCTGGTTAAGCTAGTAGAAATCCTGAATCCTAATAACAAGCCTGGAAGAATCACTGTAATTGTGAGAATGGGTGCCGAGAACATGAGAGTTAAGCTTCCCCACCTGATCAGAGCAGTCCGCAGATCAGGCCAGATTGTGACATGGGTCTGCGATCCAATGCATGGAAACACCATCAAAGCACCTTGCGGTCTTAAAACACGTGCCTTTGACTCAATACTG GCTGAAGTCCGAGCATTCCTTGATGTGCACGAGCAAGAAGGAAGCCACGCGGGCGGTATCCATCTCGAGATGACAGGTCAGAACGTGACAGAATGCATTGGAGGGTCCCGCACTGTGACCTACGATGACCTCAGTTCTCGCTACCACACACACTGTGACCCAAGGCTGAACGCGTCACAGTCTCTTGAACTTGCCTTCATTGTTGCAGAACGGCTCAGGAAGAGAAGAACGGGTAGCCAGCGTGTGTCTTGA
- a CDS encoding Haloacid dehalogenase-like hydrolase (HAD) superfamily protein (Haloacid dehalogenase-like hydrolase (HAD) superfamily protein; FUNCTIONS IN: hydrolase activity, catalytic activity; INVOLVED IN: metabolic process; LOCATED IN: chloroplast, chloroplast stroma, chloroplast envelope; EXPRESSED IN: 23 plant structures; EXPRESSED DURING: 13 growth stages; CONTAINS InterPro DOMAIN/s: Haloacid dehalogenase-like hydrolase (InterPro:IPR005834), HAD-superfamily hydrolase, subfamily IA, variant 3 (InterPro:IPR006402); BEST Arabidopsis thaliana protein match is: Haloacid dehalogenase-like hydrolase (HAD) superfamily protein (TAIR:AT3G48420.1); Has 30201 Blast hits to 17322 proteins in 780 species: Archae - 12; Bacteria - 1396; Metazoa - 17338; Fungi - 3422; Plants - 5037; Viruses - 0; Other Eukaryotes - 2996 (source: NCBI BLink).) → MAVSCNHSAILFSPSSTAGSSSVTSSSSLIGFPRFQTLRFKSRSVYSKSRVSSPVSALPLRSLEALIFDCDGVILESENLHRQAYNDAFSHFDVRCPPSSSESLDWSLEFYDKFQNLVGGGKPKMRWYFKENGWPTSTIFDSPPQNDDDRAKLIDTLQDWKTERYKEIIKSGSVEPRPGVIRLMDEAKAAGKKLAVCSAATKSSVILCLENLIDIERFQGLDCFLAGDDVKEKKPDPSIYITAAEKLGVSVKDCLVVEDSVIGLQAATKAGMSCVITYTSSTSDQNFNDAIAVYPDLSNVKLKDLETLLQTIVTAA, encoded by the exons ATGGCGGTTTCTTGCAACCACTCTGcgattctcttctctccatcATCCACCGCTGGTTCCTCCTCCGTTACTTCTTCCTCGTCGCTCATCGGCTTTCCTCGTTTCCAAACGCTGCGTTTCAAATCAAGAAGCGTTTATTCGAAATCTAGAGTTTCTTCTCCTGTCTCGGCATTGCCTTTACGTTCTCTAGAAGCTCTGATTTTCGATTGCGACGGCGTGATTCTCGAATCCGAGAATCTACACCGTCAAGCTTACAACGATGCTTTCTCGCATTTCGATGTTCGATgtcctccttcttcctctgagTCTCTCGATTGGAGCCTCGAGTTCTACGATAAGTTTCAGAATCTAGTCGGAGGTGGGAAACCGAAAATGCGTTggtatttcaaagaaaatggaTGGCCAACTTCCACCATTTTTGACTCTCCTCCTCAGAATGACGATGATCGAGCCAAGTTAATCGATACTCTTCAG GATTGGAAAACTGAGAGGTAtaaagaaatcataaaatcaGGAAGT GTAGAACCAAGACCTGGTGTAATAAGACTAATGGATGAAGCAAAAGCTGCT GGGAAAAAACTAGCTGTTTGTTCTGCAGCTACAAAGAGTTCAGTAATCTTATGTCTCGAGAATCTAATCGATATC GAGCGGTTCCAAGGACTTGATTGCTTCCTTGCAG GGGATGATGTTAAGGAGAAAAAACCCGATCCTTCGATATATATTACAGCTGCCGAG AAGCTAGGTGTTTCAGTGAAAGACTGTTTGGTCGTAGAGGACAGTGTGATTGGCCTGCAG gCTGCTACAAAAGCAGGGATGTCATGTGTGATCACGTACACTTCTTCAACCTCTGATCAG AATTTCAATGATGCGATTGCCGTATACCCTGATCTCAGCAATGTGAA ATTGAAGGACTTGGAAACTCTGCTTCAAACAATAGTCACTGCAGCTTAA
- the RABA4B gene encoding RAB GTPase homolog A4B (RAB GTPase homolog A4B (RABA4B); FUNCTIONS IN: GTP binding; INVOLVED IN: endocytic recycling; LOCATED IN: plasma membrane; EXPRESSED IN: 23 plant structures; EXPRESSED DURING: 13 growth stages; CONTAINS InterPro DOMAIN/s: Ras GTPase (InterPro:IPR001806), Small GTP-binding protein (InterPro:IPR005225), Small GTPase (InterPro:IPR020851), Ras (InterPro:IPR013753), Ras small GTPase, Rab type (InterPro:IPR003579), Rab11-related (InterPro:IPR015595); BEST Arabidopsis thaliana protein match is: RAB GTPase homolog A4A (TAIR:AT5G65270.1); Has 29206 Blast hits to 29157 proteins in 775 species: Archae - 30; Bacteria - 156; Metazoa - 15160; Fungi - 4303; Plants - 3469; Viruses - 20; Other Eukaryotes - 6068 (source: NCBI BLink).) → MAGGGGYGGASGKVDYVFKVVLIGDSAVGKSQLLARFARDEFSMDSKATIGVEFQTRTLSIEQKSIKAQIWDTAGQERYRAVTSAYYRGAVGAMLVYDMTKRETFEHIPRWLEELRAHADKNIVIILIGNKSDLEDQRAVPTEDAKEFAEKEGLFFLETSALNATNVENSFNTLMTQIYNTVNKKNLASEGDSNNPGSLAGKKILIPGSGQEIPAKTSTCCTSS, encoded by the exons ATGGCCGGAGGAGGCGGATACGGCGGCGCATCGGGGAAAGTTGATTACGTCTTCAAAGTTGTTCTAATCGGAGATTCGGCTGTTGGGAAATCGCAACTACTTGCTCGATTCGCTAGAGACGAATTCAGCATGGATTCTAAAGCCACCATCGGCGTCGAGTTCCAAACTCGTACCCTCTCCATTGAACAAAAAAGCATTAAGGCTCAGATCTGGGATACCGCTGGTCAGGAAAG ATACAGAGCCGTTACAAGCGCATACTACAGAGGAGCAGTTGGCGCAATGCTGGTTTATGATATGACGAAACGTGAGACCTTTGAGCATATTCCGCGTTGGCTTGAAGAACTGAGGGCGCACGCTGATAAGAACATTGTCATCATCCTTATTGGAAACAAGTCTGATCTAGAAGATCAAAGAGCTGTTCCCACTGAAGACGCTAAAGAGTTTGCTGAGAAGGAAGGACTCTTTTTCCTCGAGACCTCTGCTTTAAACGCAACCAATGTCGAAAACTCCTTCAACACTCTAATGACTCAGATATACAATACCGtgaacaagaagaatcttgCATCTGAAGGCGACTCAAATAACCCCGGTTCATTGGCTGGTAAGAAGATTCTCATCCCAGGTTCTGGACAGGAGATTCCCGCTAAGACCAGCACTTGTTGTACTTCTTCTTGA
- a CDS encoding S-adenosyl-L-methionine-dependent methyltransferases superfamily protein has protein sequence MVVANDVDYKRSNLLIHQTKRTCTTNLMVTNNEGQHFPSCNTKRTLSVASETNPHPIDQLLFDRVLCDVPCSGDGTLRKAPDIWRRWNSGSGNGLHSLQVVLAMRGLSLLKVGGRMVYSTCSMNPIEDEAVVAEILRRCGCSVELVDVSDKLPELIRRPGLTKWKVHDRGGWYRSYKDVPKSQRDGVLRSMFPSGKSDKDSSGGKNSYEEMASISSDESAEEVCDLPLELCMRILPHDQNTGGFFIAVLHKVSPLPDFQEKVTQKRNLSTRNNINSSEKSSSYEAVSDTVVTKPEEGTEEIVLEATVSENGFEPPEMESTWNEGIVELAQKLDDIEGKREVPSMQGKWKGLYPVVFLRDQTGINGIKTFYGIKDESFPLYGHLVTRNSDISSHGNVKRIYYVSKAVKNVLELNFAVGKPLKISSVGLKMFEKQSAKECEANCCSFRITSEGLPVILPYMTKQILYATMADFKNLLQHKSIKFLDFIHPQIGEKAAELALGSCVMVLVDDSQLGSEQFKVNSSTIAIGCWKGKASLTVMVTTVDCHQLIQRLSDRSKEKEKAENCFKTAETA, from the exons ATG GTGGTGGCGAATGATGTTGATTATAAAAGATCTAATCTTCTTATTCACCAAACGAAAAGAACATGTACGACCAATTTGATGGTCACTAACAACGAAGGTCAACATTTCCCCAGTTGCAACACCAAGAGAACCTTGTCTGTAGCATCTGAGACTAATCCTCATCCCATCGATCAGCTTCTTTTTGATCGTGTCTTATGTGATGTCCCGTGTAGTGGTGATGGTACTCTGCGCAAGGCTCCAGACATATGGCGAAGATG GAATTCTGGATCTGGCAATGGACTTCATAGTCTACAGGTTGTGCTTGCCATGAGAG GTTTATCTCTGCTAAAAGTTGGTGGGAGAATGGTATACTCAACCTGCTCAATGAACCCAATTGAAGATGAAGCTGTTGTTGCTGAA ATTCTGAGGAGATGTGGATGCTCTGTTGAGCTTGTAGATGTCTCAGATAAGCTTCCAGAACTTATTAGAAGACCAGGTCTTACGAAATGGAAG GTGCATGACAGAGGTGGCTGGTATAGATCTTACAAAGATGTTCCAAAGTCACAGAGAGACGGAGTTCTTAGGAGCATGTTTCCTTCTGGTAAAAGTGATAAAGACTCATCGGGTGGCAAAAACAGCTATGAAGAAATGGCTTCTATCTCTTCTGATGAATCAGCCGAAGAAGTCTGTGATCTTCCCCTTGAACTTTGTATGAGGATACTGCCTCATGATCAAAACACTGGGGGATTTTTCATTGCAGTCCTTCACAAAGTTTCACCTTTACCAG ACTTTCAGGAGAAAGTAACTCAGAAAAGGAATTTGTCTACTAGAAACAACATCAACTCATCTGAGAAGTCTTCTTCGTATGAAGCAGTATCTGACACTGTGGTTACTAAACCTGAAGAGGGTACAGAGGAAATAGTTTTAGAAGCAACAGTTTCAGAGAATGGCTTTGAGCCGCCGGAGATGGAAAGCACCTGGAATGAAGGTATCGTAGAATTGGCTCAAAAACTTGATGATATAGAAGGCAAGAGAGAAGTACCATCAATGCAAGGGAAGTGGAAAGGCCTTTACCCTGTTGTTTTCTTGAGAGATCAAACAGGGATCAACGGGATCAAGACATTTTACGGCATTAAAGATGAATCGTTTCCGCTGTATGGTCATCTCGTGACTAGAAACAGCGACATAAGCAGCCACGGAAACGTGAAAAGGATTTACTATGTTTCGAAAGCAGTTAAGAATGTTCTTGAGCTTAATTTTGCAGTTGGGAAGCCGCTCAAGATCTCCTCTGTTGGCCTCAAGATGTTT GAGAAACAATCTGCAAAAGAATGTGAAGCCAACTGTTGCTCATTCCGAATAACGTCAGAGGGATTGCCTGTGATCCTTCCGTACATGACCAAGCAAATACTTTATGCAACAATGGCGGATTTCAAGAATCTCCTGCAACACAAATCAATCAAGTTTCTAGATTTCATACATCCACAGATTGGTGAGAAAGCAGCAGAACTAGCCTTGGGATCTTGCGTTATGGTTCTCGTTGATG ATTCTCAGCTCGGGTCAGAACAATTCAAAGTGAATTCATCAACAATAGCCATTGGATGCTGGAAGGGCAAGGCTAGCTTAACCGTTATGGTCACAACAGTCGATTGTCACCAACTTATCCAGAGGCTTTCTGATagaagtaaagaaaaagaaaaagctgaGAACTGTTTCAAGACTGCTGAGACAGCTTGA
- a CDS encoding S-adenosyl-L-methionine-dependent methyltransferases superfamily protein (S-adenosyl-L-methionine-dependent methyltransferases superfamily protein; FUNCTIONS IN: methyltransferase activity, RNA binding; INVOLVED IN: biological_process unknown; LOCATED IN: cellular_component unknown; EXPRESSED IN: 17 plant structures; EXPRESSED DURING: 8 growth stages; CONTAINS InterPro DOMAIN/s: Bacterial Fmu (Sun)/eukaryotic nucleolar NOL1/Nop2p (InterPro:IPR001678), Bacterial Fmu (Sun)/eukaryotic nucleolar NOL1/Nop2p, conserved site (InterPro:IPR018314); BEST Arabidopsis thaliana protein match is: S-adenosyl-L-methionine-dependent methyltransferases superfamily protein (TAIR:AT2G22400.1); Has 8835 Blast hits to 8804 proteins in 2376 species: Archae - 282; Bacteria - 6104; Metazoa - 590; Fungi - 311; Plants - 234; Viruses - 0; Other Eukaryotes - 1314 (source: NCBI BLink).) encodes MGRGRRHRGSTSKRNQIENSNDDNVRKPLKSEASFDSNNLQKPICSNLHFEEYYKEQRIVKAQEWDSFMEFLRKPLPAAFRVYSNGQFCDEIRLKLENDFMISLQAEAIESGELEAIKPLPWYPKNLAWHSNFSRKEIRKNQTLERFHEFLKLETEAGNMTRQESVSMVPPLFLDVHPDHFVLDMCAAPGSKTFQLLEIIHESSEPGSLPNGMVVANDVDYKRSNLLIHQTKRTCTTNLMVTNNEGQHFPSCNTKRTLSVASETNPHPIDQLLFDRVLCDVPCSGDGTLRKAPDIWRRWNSGSGNGLHSLQVVLAMRGLSLLKVGGRMVYSTCSMNPIEDEAVVAEILRRCGCSVELVDVSDKLPELIRRPGLTKWKVHDRGGWYRSYKDVPKSQRDGVLRSMFPSGKSDKDSSGGKNSYEEMASISSDESAEEVCDLPLELCMRILPHDQNTGGFFIAVLHKVSPLPDFQEKVTQKRNLSTRNNINSSEKSSSYEAVSDTVVTKPEEGTEEIVLEATVSENGFEPPEMESTWNEGIVELAQKLDDIEGKREVPSMQGKWKGLYPVVFLRDQTGINGIKTFYGIKDESFPLYGHLVTRNSDISSHGNVKRIYYVSKAVKNVLELNFAVGKPLKISSVGLKMFEKQSAKECEANCCSFRITSEGLPVILPYMTKQILYATMADFKNLLQHKSIKFLDFIHPQIGEKAAELALGSCVMVLVDDSQLGSEQFKVNSSTIAIGCWKGKASLTVMVTTVDCHQLIQRLSDRSKEKEKAENCFKTAETA; translated from the exons GACAATGTTCGAAAACCCCTCAAATCCGAAGCTTCCTTTGATTCCAACAACTTGCAAAAGCCCATCTGCTCAAATCTTCATTTTGAGGAGTATTACAAG GAACAAAGAATAGTGAAAGCTCAAGAGTGGGATTCGTTTATGGAGTTTCTTCGTAAGCCATTACCTGCTGCTTTCAGAGTTTATTCCAA TGGTCAATTTTGTGATGAGATTCGACTGAAATTGGAGAATGATTTCATGATATCTCTTCAGGCTGAG GCTATAGAGAGTGGTGAATTGGAGGCTATCAAGCCTCTGCCTTGGTATCCTAAGAATCTTGCTTGGCATTCTAATTTTTCACGCAAGGAGATTAGGAAAAACCAGACACTTGAGAG GTTTCATGAGTTTCTTAAGTTAGAAACTGAAGCTGGGAACATGACCAGGCAAGAATCAGTTAGCATG GTAcctcctctcttccttgaTGTACATCCAGATCATTTTGTTCTCGACA TGTGTGCTGCACCTGGTTCCAAGACATTTCAGCTGCTTGAAATAATACATGAATCATCAGAACCAGGATCTCTACCTAATGGAATG GTGGTGGCGAATGATGTTGATTATAAAAGATCTAATCTTCTTATTCACCAAACGAAAAGAACATGTACGACCAATTTGATGGTCACTAACAACGAAGGTCAACATTTCCCCAGTTGCAACACCAAGAGAACCTTGTCTGTAGCATCTGAGACTAATCCTCATCCCATCGATCAGCTTCTTTTTGATCGTGTCTTATGTGATGTCCCGTGTAGTGGTGATGGTACTCTGCGCAAGGCTCCAGACATATGGCGAAGATG GAATTCTGGATCTGGCAATGGACTTCATAGTCTACAGGTTGTGCTTGCCATGAGAG GTTTATCTCTGCTAAAAGTTGGTGGGAGAATGGTATACTCAACCTGCTCAATGAACCCAATTGAAGATGAAGCTGTTGTTGCTGAA ATTCTGAGGAGATGTGGATGCTCTGTTGAGCTTGTAGATGTCTCAGATAAGCTTCCAGAACTTATTAGAAGACCAGGTCTTACGAAATGGAAG GTGCATGACAGAGGTGGCTGGTATAGATCTTACAAAGATGTTCCAAAGTCACAGAGAGACGGAGTTCTTAGGAGCATGTTTCCTTCTGGTAAAAGTGATAAAGACTCATCGGGTGGCAAAAACAGCTATGAAGAAATGGCTTCTATCTCTTCTGATGAATCAGCCGAAGAAGTCTGTGATCTTCCCCTTGAACTTTGTATGAGGATACTGCCTCATGATCAAAACACTGGGGGATTTTTCATTGCAGTCCTTCACAAAGTTTCACCTTTACCAG ACTTTCAGGAGAAAGTAACTCAGAAAAGGAATTTGTCTACTAGAAACAACATCAACTCATCTGAGAAGTCTTCTTCGTATGAAGCAGTATCTGACACTGTGGTTACTAAACCTGAAGAGGGTACAGAGGAAATAGTTTTAGAAGCAACAGTTTCAGAGAATGGCTTTGAGCCGCCGGAGATGGAAAGCACCTGGAATGAAGGTATCGTAGAATTGGCTCAAAAACTTGATGATATAGAAGGCAAGAGAGAAGTACCATCAATGCAAGGGAAGTGGAAAGGCCTTTACCCTGTTGTTTTCTTGAGAGATCAAACAGGGATCAACGGGATCAAGACATTTTACGGCATTAAAGATGAATCGTTTCCGCTGTATGGTCATCTCGTGACTAGAAACAGCGACATAAGCAGCCACGGAAACGTGAAAAGGATTTACTATGTTTCGAAAGCAGTTAAGAATGTTCTTGAGCTTAATTTTGCAGTTGGGAAGCCGCTCAAGATCTCCTCTGTTGGCCTCAAGATGTTT GAGAAACAATCTGCAAAAGAATGTGAAGCCAACTGTTGCTCATTCCGAATAACGTCAGAGGGATTGCCTGTGATCCTTCCGTACATGACCAAGCAAATACTTTATGCAACAATGGCGGATTTCAAGAATCTCCTGCAACACAAATCAATCAAGTTTCTAGATTTCATACATCCACAGATTGGTGAGAAAGCAGCAGAACTAGCCTTGGGATCTTGCGTTATGGTTCTCGTTGATG ATTCTCAGCTCGGGTCAGAACAATTCAAAGTGAATTCATCAACAATAGCCATTGGATGCTGGAAGGGCAAGGCTAGCTTAACCGTTATGGTCACAACAGTCGATTGTCACCAACTTATCCAGAGGCTTTCTGATagaagtaaagaaaaagaaaaagctgaGAACTGTTTCAAGACTGCTGAGACAGCTTGA